The genomic segment CTGAAGAACAGAAGCAGGAAATCGACTTCAACGGATTGACGCGGGTCGGAAGAGACGAAGGGGTGTGAGGTGGGCATCCCGCGGCGCTTTTTGAAATGCCAAGCTGCCTTTTGAAGATTAGGTGTGCGAGGTTGCATCGCGCATACCTGCGAAATCGGACTTACAGTCCGAGCCGTTTGGTTTCGGGTCAGTAGTTCACCTGTTCGAAGCCGTGGTTGCCTTCGTAGTCCCGCCAATCGACGAACACGGATCGGTGATAGATACCAGGGTAATTCTGGCCCCATCGTTCAAGACCGACATCGTCGGCTTGAAGGGCGGTTACGGAAGACCTCTGCCAAGCGAAGTCGCCTTGGATGCCATAAGTGCCGAGGACCACGGTGGCGCTACGGTTGCAATCACCATCACGACTGGATTCGTGCCGTCGCGCATACCGAACATCAATAACGCAGATGGACCGTACGAAATTGGACTCATTGACCGCCTTGAGCACGATGTAGGTGAGGCTTGTGATCAGATCATGCGCCCTAAGCACGCGGTACACGGTGGTTTCCGAGACAAAGTAACGTTCTTGACCGGTGAATGTGACGGCTAGCGCGGGCGGCGAAAGCTCTGTTTGCTTCAGGGCGAAATTGACAACCTTACGCTTTACCTCGTCAGAAACACGGTTCCAAACGTGCTGTGGCTTTGAAGATTGATATTTCAGGCCAGCTTCGCCATGCTGCAGTTACCTATCTTAACAGCGACAGAATGTGGTGCGTGGGATATCCAACTAGGCCAGTCTTCGGCGGGCCGACAGATGCGATCCTTCGACCAAATGGACCATCTTCAGCTTCTCAGATGTAACATATCTCATTCGGGTTGCCCCCACCGTCGAATAGACTTTTCTGAGCAAACGGAGTTTCAGCGTCTGTTCTGCAACTACTTCCTTCAGATCGCGGACTTCACCACGCAAATTTTTCACTTCGTCAGCGTTCGCTGCGCGGGATGTATCGCCTGCCAGACGCCGCTTGCCAGCTTCCATGAAGTCCTTGGACCATTTGTAGTAAATGCCGTTAGAGATGCCTTCTCGACGACACAGCTCAGTAATGCTGTCTTCACCAAGCAGGCCGTCCAGTACGATCAGGATCTGTTCTTCAGATGAATATTGTTTACTCGTGGCGCGCTTGATGTCTTTGACGATCTTCTCGCTATGGCCTTTCGTTGTCTTTCTCATCGTCCACTCCTCAGTGGTTACGATGTGAAACAAACCCTCTCTCAGCAAATTGACCTAATTGGACCCAAAGGCGCTGATCCCAGACACTTCAGCGTTGGTGAGTGACCATCATTTCGAGGCGTATTTCCAAGGAAGCTTCTGTGCCAACTGCTCGTTTCTTGGGAAACCGCTGGGCAAAATCCTAGCTCCGCGAGTTAGGCACCAAAATTTTACGATTTATTCAGCATAGAGGCGGATATTAGACCAGCGACACAGCGGTCAGGCGCACCACATTTTGTGTTCTCGTGGAGAAACGAAGTTGAATCAATTTCTATGGACGATAAGTATGCTCCACGATCTGGAGAGCTTCTTTCGCGAGAACAAAGAAGAAGTATGTGCCGTCATTGTTCGAGATGCGCGAGAGTTGCTTGCAAAGGAACTTGGAAGAATTGCTGAGAATGAACTCATTGAGATACGCAAAAGGAAGCAAAAAGTTGAACAGAGTGTCATTTGTCGCCCGACCCGAGAACGTGCTCTCTCGAAGTGACTGGTGAGCTAGCCCTGAGGTGCCCCTAAATTTGTAGACGCTTTGCTTGGTAATTTTGGAAGCAAAGGAAGATGCAAATGTCAGGGCAAGTTCGCTACTCAGATGAGCTCAAGAACGACGCAGTGGCGCGGGTCACGGAGCGTGGATATATGGTCAAGGATGTTGCTAGGCGCCTCGGGATCAGCGCGAAGTCGCTGTAAACGTGGATGGCGCAATTCGCGAAGCCACAAAAGCAGACTGATCACGAGGGCGAGGTCGTTTCCGAGAACCGCGTTGCTCGTCTGGCTCGGACTGCGGGCATTCAGGCGTAGATTGGCTCCAAGAAGAAGCCCGGCGTTTAAGGTGGAAAGCCCTCTGTCGTGGAGGACAACACGCTGGATCATCAGTTCGCCGTCGACACCTCGGATTGCGTATGAGCGACAGACATTACGTATCTACCGACACACGAGGGATTTGCCTACTTCTGTGTCGTCATCGATCTATTCTCGCGGCGTGTTGTTGGCTGGGCAATTCAATCTCGCCAGACATAAGAACTTGCTGTGCAGTCTTTGCAGACGGCGATCTTGCGCAGAGAACCCGAGACTTGCCTGCTGATCCACTCCGACCAAGGTACCCAGTTCACCAGCCGCGAATGGGCCGCGTTCCTTCGCGAACACAATCTGGAACACTCGATTAACCGCAGAGGCAATTGCCATGACAACGCGGTGGCCGAGAGCTTCTTTCAACTGCTGAAGCGGGAAAAGGTTCGGCGGCGGAAATACCGGACACGCGAGGAAGCGCGGCGAGACGTCTTTGAGTACATCGAATTGTTTCATAACCCAAAACGTAAGCACACGAACAACGGCATGCTGTCACCCGTTGACTATAAAAAAGACGGCGCAAACTGGAAAAGGCAGGTGACTGGCAAACTAGGTGCACCTCAGTTCGCTAGTACGGACTCTACCTCAAAGTAGAGAAGGAAACGGGTCTCACGCCACCGGCTAGACTAGCCGCTCACCTCATGAGCTATTTGACAACTTGTATCCGTGGGTGTTCAGAATTTGGATATCTAATTGCCTCGCAGCCGACTTCAACAACCGCAACAGCTTGTGCTTCCCTCAATGTTTCTTGGAGCTTGTCCAAATTGTTCCTTTCAGCATAACACGCAACATCTTCAAGAACACTGACGATCCATCCGTGGTTATTCATAATCTTCCCCAGCAAGTGTGATCTAGTTACAGCAAGTCGAGTTCGTATCTTGTCAATAAAAATGGTTACCGATTCGTAAACAAACCGCTCGACCAATAAGTGCTGCGTCAATCCTTCGATGAACTTCGCAACTACAGCAGTCCAAGCAATGATCAACAGAATTGATTGCGGTAGGGCACATGATTGCCGTTCAAATCTGACGAAGGTCGATAGAGTGTCCGATCGTAGTACTTTCCACAACTAGCCATTTCTGGGGGGGCTTCATCAGTCCATAGTTTGTCAGTTCGACCCTCAAGACGCATTTCGGCGAAAAGAACGACTCAACTTCGTTATCGGCAAAATCTGTTGTCCTGGCGAACGGAAAGTTTCTTCGGATTATTGCCAACAAATAAGCTGCTCCTGCGCGTGGAATAGGGCGCCGAGTAAATCACGCTACTCAGCGCTTTTGCTGCGTATTTTGCACGCCTTGATGATTTGCGTTGGCTCCTATCGAATGCACATGAAAGTTCTCCTATACCGATCTGCAGATCATCAGTGGGGCCCTAAGCCGTAGAGAACGCGCTGTCGACGGTGAACTTCCTTTTTGATGCTTCAAACGGGACATTTGCCTTGAACGTTGGTTCTTCCTCGACATCCTCGATTTCGCTTTGTCGAATGTCGGAATCGGTCGGAGCCTCTCCTCCTTGGGGCAGCTACCTATTGCCAG from the Yoonia sp. R2331 genome contains:
- a CDS encoding transposase; the encoded protein is MRKTTKGHSEKIVKDIKRATSKQYSSEEQILIVLDGLLGEDSITELCRREGISNGIYYKWSKDFMEAGKRRLAGDTSRAANADEVKNLRGEVRDLKEVVAEQTLKLRLLRKVYSTVGATRMRYVTSEKLKMVHLVEGSHLSARRRLA